One window from the genome of Podospora pseudocomata strain CBS 415.72m chromosome 6, whole genome shotgun sequence encodes:
- a CDS encoding hypothetical protein (EggNog:ENOG503P5W3; COG:K), whose amino-acid sequence MATGTQPTENPDQSASASTQPNGTQSPPTNATATGEAAVGAVEGGPVVPPLLEAKTPLRKDASLKEFLNKMDDYAPIIPDAVTNYYMTRAGLPPPPQTDQRLARLLALATQKFIADIAADAYQYSRIRASNTSANNPMGNLGAAAGFPIPGQPANQPGAKDQGRGGPLGIQRPGYGGGGQGSQQNRTVLTMEDLGMAVGEFGVNVKRSEFYR is encoded by the exons ATGGCGACCGGCACTCAACCAACCGAGAATCCCGACCAGAGTGCGTCCGCATCCACACAGCCCAACGGCACGCAATCACCACCTACGAATGCGACAGCGACTGGCGAGGCTGCCGTGGGAGCCGTGGAGGGAGGGCCCGTCGTCCCGCCCCTCCTCGAGGCGAAGACTCCATTGAGGAAAGATGCTTCGCTCAAGGAATTCTTGAACAAAATGGACGACTACGCTCCCATT ATCCCCGATGCAGTGACCAACTACTACATGACCCGAGCCGgcctcccgcctccaccgcagACCGACCAAAGGCTCGCCCGCCTCTTAGCGCTTGCCACGCAGAAATTCATCGCTGACATTGCTGCCGATGCTTATCAATACAGCCGCATTCGCGCAAGCAACACCAGTGCCAACAACCCAATGGGCAACCTGGGCGCCGCGGCTGGTTTCCCCATCCCAGGACAGCCGGCAAATCAGCCTGGGGCCAAGGATCAGGGTAGGGGCGGGCCTTTGGGCATCCAGAGGCCAGGctacggtggtggtggacaggGTAGTCAGCAGAACAGGACGGTGCTCACCATGGAGGACTTGGGCATGGCCGTTGGCGAGTTCGGGGTGAATGTCAAGAGAAGTGAGTTTTACCGCTAG
- the RSM19 gene encoding mitochondrial ribosomal small subunit component (EggNog:ENOG503P54F; COG:J) — protein sequence MQPTRCLLKRSVWKGPHIVPLPIVRPEPGQKIAPIRTQARSATILPNFVGLKFQVHNGKVYHDVTITEEMVGHKLGEFSTTRKPFIWGKKK from the exons ATGCAGCCCACGAGGTGCCTGCTCAAGCGCTCGGTCTGGAAAG GTCCGCACATTGTCCC ACTCCCTATTGTACGGCCCGAGCCAGGACAAAAGATTGCCCCGATCCGGACCCAGGCCCGGTCGGCCACCATTCTCCCCAACTTCGTGGGGCTCAAGTTCCAGGTGCACAACGGCAAGGTCTACCATGACGTGACCATTAccgaggagatggtgggacATAAGCTCGGCGAGTTTTCAAC GACCCGAAAACCATTCATCTGGGGCAAGAAGAAATAG